In Anthocerotibacter panamensis C109, the sequence CGGGCGACATAGGGCACCGCCGACTTGAGTACTCGGAGCGTTTGAGACTGGACATTCCCCTGTCGGCCCCCGCCGGTACGATAGCCCACCATGACCAGGGTCGCCCCCCGAGGCGGAACAGCTCCGTACTGGCGCTCCTGACTGGACAACTCCACCATGTCACTCTGTCCGTTGAGGGCTCGAAATTGGGTCTTTAGCTGGAGCTGACCGGGCTCACGGACCAAGGGGCCAAACTGGAGGACTCCAGTGAGCGAATCCAGGGTGTAATGCAGGTCGTCGGGGCCAGATTCAGCGAAGTCAATGACCTCGCGCCAGGTCTGAGGAGGGCCACCGGGAGGCGTGACCAAAAGATATTCTTCCAGGCGACGGGCGAGGATGGGTGCCCCCTGGAGTTGGAAGCTTTGTCCGGGGATACCGTCGCTAGTCCCGACTACTTCATGGCGAATAGTAGTGCTATGGCTGACCGGAATTGTCCCGCCGATGGCTCGGGTCGCCACTCCGGTGATACGCGGGGAACTGGCGTAGGGCGGCTGGCTAGGGAGCGGTTCGGTGAGCATACAGCGCAGCCAACGGCCCTGGTAAGCGGCTCCAAAGGTGGTCACAGGCCAGTGCTGGGGCATGTGCAGCACTACATCAGCCCCCTGGATCGGGTTGGGGCCTTGTTGGGTCTCGCTAAAGCTGAACCCTCGGGTGTGGTCATCCCCCTCCTGCATGAGGACCGGCTCCCACCCCTCCCCGCTCCAGGCTTCCCAGCGACGCGGCGGAGTATTGGGGTTGATGCCCGTCGTTGTCGCCTCTGCTCCCCAAAAAGTAACCGACAGGACGTTTCCTTCCAAGGGCTGGTCCCCGAAGACCAGATAAAAACAATTCCCAGCCTGCGGTACCTCATCAAAGAGGGCTTGTTCTGTGCCCACCCACTGACCGTTGGACCGCTGGTTCCACAGGTCGGTGAAGCGGTCGCGTAGATTTTGAGGCGTCTCCTCCTTAATCTGCGCACTCAGCAGAAGGAGCAACTCAGGATTGCCGATAAGCAAGGTGCGGTCTGTAGTAAAAGTTATTGCCTCGTCCACCTGGGTCCGTTCTGTGGCGACCTCGGTTCCGGTAGGAATACTGTAGACCTCAGGTAGGCTATTAGTCAGGTAGAACGTCACCTCGGTCTGGGCAGGAGCCGGGGGCATCAGCCGGATCCCCAACAGTTCTAGGAAGGTCACGTAGTTACGCCGGGGTACCTGATTGAAGCGCAGGAGCATCTGGTCGGTCAGCCACGCAAACAACTCAATGAGCGTGATTCCTGGGTCACTGGCATTGTAGTCAGTCCACTCGGGGCAATAGCGAGGGATGCGTAGGATGCATTCCTCGACCAGATCTTTGAAGGTCCGGTCATCTAAATTTGACTTGGGCAGTTGGGTCAGGAACTTAAATTCCACAGTCACTCCGCCTTGGGCAACAAATAAAAGGGAAAGACCATACTCGCTGGATCAGGGCGGTCTTTGATACGGTAGCTGACGAGAATATTCACACGGCCCAAGATCGGGTCGGGGTCCGTATCAATGCTCAGGATTTTGATGCGGGGTTCCCAGAGGATGAGGGCTTCTTCTACATGCAGGCGGATGAGCATAAGGGTTTCGGTATTGAGCGGGGCGAAGGCCAATTCGGACAGGCGCGAACCAAAATTGGGCCGGTACACGCGCTCCCTAAGGCTAGTACGCAAGATGATCCGAATCGATTCTTCAATGTCCTGAGCCCCAGGACTGAGTTGAATGCCACCTTGCACATTGATTTGGAGGGGGAAGGACCACCCGTTCCCGAGAAAGGCGGGCTGTTTACCCCTGACGAGTTCCGCCATGTGCCGCACCTAGTAAGCGCTTACATGGTACCAACGCCCCGCTCCATGCGCCTATTCGCCAAAGGTCGAGTGTCTCAAGGTCCGATGAGTACCGTCGGGCAACCCGCAACGATGGGGTTAGGACCACCGGGGGTCTCGATAACTTGATCCATGACCCGGCAGGCCATCATGTTGTTGATCAAGACGGTGGAGCTGCCCATGATGACCGTCCCGCCCACATCGGGGACGGGGCCTTTGGACCTGGGACAAGCATGGAAATCCATCGTGGTGCGCCAAGCGGGTTGTCCGCCAATGATTACATTCATACTCCCTGGACCTGGGGCGAGGGGACTACCATGGCTGGTTGCATCACCGACGCGTGCTGCGGGTTGACCCATAAATTTCTCCGGTTAGTTGAGTTTGATGGGGAAGCCACTGACATTGACCATTGCGCCGGAAATATTGGTCGTGCCGGTCGCTCCTAGCTTCATAGATGTGCCCGCATCCATCCCGACGCTCGTGGTGGCCTGAATACTGAAACTGGTCCCAGCCTGGATTTTGATATCCTGCGCCGCCTTGATTTCCATACTGCCAATCGAACTCATCGTGATTTTTTGGCCTTGGTCATCCAGTCGGAGTTTATGGCCGCCAGCGGTCTGGACTTCGACAAATTTCTCACTGTCGTTGATGCGGATGTGGTGTCCGCCCTGAGTCTGGATATAGACCCCGCACTTCGTCGCGCCCTTGTCCTCCTCAACGAATTGGAGCTTGTGACCAAGACGGGTTTTAAAGGTTCTCAGGCGCGTTTTGCCCCCGACAACATCGTCGTCCACTTTCTCGGGGGTCGGGTCGGTACCGTTCCAGACGCCACCCAGGACATAGGGGCGGTGAATATCCCCATGCTCGAAGGCGACCAGGACTTCATCATTGACCTCCGGGAGGCAGTCAAATCCCCGGTTAGGACCGGCCCCAATGGAGACTACTCTGGCCCAATTGCTCTCGTGCGCCTCCGTGAGGGTCGGAAACTTAATCTTGACGCGGCCCCAGCCTTTGGGGTCTTTGTTGTTGGTGACAACACCGACCATGAGGGTCTGACCGGGCTCCAGACTCCGCGCCGGAGCGAGGATATCAAGGAGCGTCCCGCCTCTGAGTCCCCGCACGCTAAATTCGGTGGTGTAGGTGCGATTTTGGAAGATGTGGCGGGTCTCCGTGACATAGTACTGACCGGAATAGGTCCCCATCTCCTGGAGCTTGACCACCTTGCCCACCCGGAGTAGCGCATTCCCCTCGCCCTTGGCATCAGCACAGACAAATTCACCCCCCAACTCGTTGTAGAGGGCTTTGGCGATCTGGTCTGCCTCCGCCACAACAAACATCGGCTGGTCTACAACAATAGCCTTGGGCTGGGCTGGTCGAAACTTACTGACACTCGCACTGCCCTTTCCGTTCTCGGTCGAGGTTTGGATCTGTTCGGAGTTAGCCGTGGAGACGATAGCTTTTTTGGTAGTGTAGTCCCAGCCGCGCACTTCGACCTCGCCCACTTGCTCGGCACTGGTCATGCGCACCCGGAAACTGTGGATGTCCTTCAGCCATTTAAGATCTAACGTGGCAT encodes:
- a CDS encoding putative baseplate assembly protein; this translates as MEFKFLTQLPKSNLDDRTFKDLVEECILRIPRYCPEWTDYNASDPGITLIELFAWLTDQMLLRFNQVPRRNYVTFLELLGIRLMPPAPAQTEVTFYLTNSLPEVYSIPTGTEVATERTQVDEAITFTTDRTLLIGNPELLLLLSAQIKEETPQNLRDRFTDLWNQRSNGQWVGTEQALFDEVPQAGNCFYLVFGDQPLEGNVLSVTFWGAEATTTGINPNTPPRRWEAWSGEGWEPVLMQEGDDHTRGFSFSETQQGPNPIQGADVVLHMPQHWPVTTFGAAYQGRWLRCMLTEPLPSQPPYASSPRITGVATRAIGGTIPVSHSTTIRHEVVGTSDGIPGQSFQLQGAPILARRLEEYLLVTPPGGPPQTWREVIDFAESGPDDLHYTLDSLTGVLQFGPLVREPGQLQLKTQFRALNGQSDMVELSSQERQYGAVPPRGATLVMVGYRTGGGRQGNVQSQTLRVLKSAVPYVARVTNHGPARNGADAESLDQAVLRAPRILRTRDRAVTQEDYETLAYQGGRGAVARALCLTPSKVAEAGVVRLLLVPQADPEPIQQGEGLAPEIFALTHALQEQVQTFLDERKLLGTQVILQEPEYVGVTVQTEVSLEPAYDNPRAQQEILFSLRVALYRFLNPLLGGLERQGWPFGRPVYPSDIVALLQQIPGVRYLGDVQLFRLRATGDTWLRERVPMVDPGPLGLVCSWADSRRRSSHIVNLINRER
- a CDS encoding GPW/gp25 family protein yields the protein MAELVRGKQPAFLGNGWSFPLQINVQGGIQLSPGAQDIEESIRIILRTSLRERVYRPNFGSRLSELAFAPLNTETLMLIRLHVEEALILWEPRIKILSIDTDPDPILGRVNILVSYRIKDRPDPASMVFPFYLLPKAE
- a CDS encoding PAAR domain-containing protein gives rise to the protein MGQPAARVGDATSHGSPLAPGPGSMNVIIGGQPAWRTTMDFHACPRSKGPVPDVGGTVIMGSSTVLINNMMACRVMDQVIETPGGPNPIVAGCPTVLIGP
- a CDS encoding VgrG-related protein; translation: MSASYRPLPILKIDGKEATPELMEDILQIVVEESLHLPGMFTLVIDNPYFSGHRDQDKAWRHASLLTLGKKVEIGFNSSTSQAQDFSVARDEPCILEGEITGIEAHFSGESQAPIIVRGYDVAHRLHRGRYNRSFLNMTDSDIVNRIIGEVGIPAGTVERTGSPHEYLFQENQTNMEFLRERAARLGFELYVQNGKLNFRKPKVDATLDLKWLKDIHSFRVRMTSAEQVGEVEVRGWDYTTKKAIVSTANSEQIQTSTENGKGSASVSKFRPAQPKAIVVDQPMFVVAEADQIAKALYNELGGEFVCADAKGEGNALLRVGKVVKLQEMGTYSGQYYVTETRHIFQNRTYTTEFSVRGLRGGTLLDILAPARSLEPGQTLMVGVVTNNKDPKGWGRVKIKFPTLTEAHESNWARVVSIGAGPNRGFDCLPEVNDEVLVAFEHGDIHRPYVLGGVWNGTDPTPEKVDDDVVGGKTRLRTFKTRLGHKLQFVEEDKGATKCGVYIQTQGGHHIRINDSEKFVEVQTAGGHKLRLDDQGQKITMSSIGSMEIKAAQDIKIQAGTSFSIQATTSVGMDAGTSMKLGATGTTNISGAMVNVSGFPIKLN